The following coding sequences are from one Triticum dicoccoides isolate Atlit2015 ecotype Zavitan chromosome 4A, WEW_v2.0, whole genome shotgun sequence window:
- the LOC119287872 gene encoding coiled-coil domain-containing protein 97-like encodes MEPAAMDRIAARLSAVDGLYFPTAFLRTSPPPETRKSALLDLLSRDAPLFLERYGAALRPDELPPFDALRDDYEVGWHLRRLRAAAAGETPGPARVRNRRRAYLHRLVTQGDYFSEEAMREREPYLHHEYLGRFQDPFGRAMVRPGEKFSETLMRRAEEAVIVEKIRGEQIRRGVDPSEWVGGPVERPMMGQEEEEEEEEEEEEEEEEEDEENIGMEENTEAEVVAHDEASGCPNEPAGPPAGTFKPILSPEEMEDQLEQFTSVMQEKFLSGQDSEHMDYPQIDNDEMLDDHWSREANYDAEDKYFNED; translated from the exons ATGGAGCCCGCGGCGATGGACCGCATCGCCGCCCGCCTCTCCGCCGTCGACGGCCTCTACTTCCCCACGGCCTTCCTccgcacctcgccgccgccggagacgcGCAAGTCCGCCCTGCtcgacctcctctcccgcgacgcgCCGCTCTTCCTCGAGCGGTACGGCGCCGCGCTGCGCCCCGACGAGCTGCCCCCCTTCGACGCGCTCCGGGACGACTACGAGGTGGGCTGGCACCTCCGCCGCCTGCGCGCCGCGGCCGCCGGGGAGACCCCCGGCCCCGCGCGCGTGCGCAACCGGCGCCGCGCCTACCTCCACCGCCTGGTGACCCAGGGGGACTACTTCTCCGAGGAGGCGATGCGGGAGCGGGAGCCGTACCTGCACCACGAGTACCTCGGCCGGTTCCAGGACCCCTTCGGGCGGGCCATGGTGCGGCCCGGGGAGAAGTTCTCCGAGACGCTGATGCGGCGGGCCGAGGAGGCCGTCATCGTGGAGAAGATCCGCGGGGAGCAGATCAGGAGAGGGGTTGACCCCAGCGAGTGGGTCGGCGGTCCCGTTGAGCGGCCGATGATGgggcaagaggaagaggaggaggaggaggaagaggaagaagaggaggaagaagaagaggatgaagagaatatcgGCATGGAGGAGAACACCGAGGCTGAG GTGGTTGCACACGACGAGGCTAGTGGGTGCCCCAACGAGCCTGCAGGCCCCCCTGCAGGGACTTTCAAGCCAATATTATCCCCCGAGGAGATGGAAGATCAGCTGGAGCAGTTCACCTCGGTGATGCAGGAGAAGTTCCTGTCGGGCCAAGACTCGGAGCACATGGACTACCCCCAGATCGACAACGACGAGATGCTGGACGACCACTGGTCCAGAGAGGCCAACTACGACGCGGAGGACAAGTACTTCAACGAAGATTAG